Proteins from a single region of Pseudodesulfovibrio portus:
- a CDS encoding GGDEF domain-containing protein: protein MTGSARTKELFRLMKESGIDDDPDWMAVVLFIRNLLPRLTIYTDEKKAEIQQEIREQLLAGDFSEKRFETILAMLEMYIMQNIGTLELEAALTSEKRSASQLVNEMAVIISSMQGVNERQADRLGTFEEDTVDIIQSGSKRSMIVSGVRGMFQELIQEFETEASELNAKASYFERTANFDPLLSELYNRRAFDNYIEEAVKGRKQGDPPLSMMMIDVDHFKKVNDTYGHQTGDDVLRALARIISAHASLYAGFAARYGGEELVLVMKNMNLDTAAIKAEAIRYDVQNYGFRARENGRFSDDTLQFTVSIGVAQWQEGWSASKLIDAADTALYQAKNSGRNRVCSAKDQ from the coding sequence ATGACAGGCTCCGCACGCACCAAGGAACTGTTCCGCCTCATGAAGGAATCCGGCATCGACGACGACCCCGACTGGATGGCCGTGGTTCTGTTCATCCGCAACCTGCTCCCCCGGCTGACCATTTACACGGACGAGAAGAAAGCAGAAATCCAGCAGGAAATCCGCGAACAGCTCCTGGCCGGGGACTTTTCGGAAAAGCGGTTCGAGACCATCCTGGCCATGCTCGAAATGTACATCATGCAGAACATCGGCACCCTGGAGCTGGAAGCGGCCCTGACCAGCGAAAAGCGGTCCGCGTCCCAGCTCGTCAACGAGATGGCCGTGATCATCTCCTCCATGCAGGGCGTCAACGAGCGGCAGGCCGACCGGCTGGGCACCTTCGAGGAAGACACCGTGGACATCATCCAATCGGGCTCGAAACGATCCATGATCGTGTCCGGGGTCCGGGGCATGTTCCAGGAACTGATCCAGGAATTCGAGACCGAGGCGTCCGAGCTGAACGCCAAGGCCTCCTATTTCGAGCGGACCGCCAACTTCGACCCCCTGCTCTCCGAATTGTACAACCGACGCGCCTTCGACAACTACATCGAAGAGGCCGTGAAAGGGAGAAAGCAGGGAGACCCGCCCCTGTCCATGATGATGATCGACGTGGACCATTTCAAGAAGGTCAACGACACCTACGGCCACCAGACGGGCGACGACGTGCTGCGCGCCCTGGCCCGGATCATCTCGGCCCACGCCTCCCTCTACGCCGGTTTCGCGGCCCGGTACGGCGGCGAGGAGCTGGTCCTCGTCATGAAGAATATGAACCTCGACACCGCCGCCATCAAGGCCGAGGCCATCCGCTACGACGTGCAGAACTACGGCTTCCGCGCCCGGGAAAACGGTCGGTTCTCCGACGACACCCTGCAGTTCACCGTGTCCATCGGCGTGGCCCAATGGCAGGAGGGATGGTCCGCCTCAAAGCTGATCGACGCTGCGGACACGGCCCTTTACCAGGCCAAGAACTCCGGACGGAACAGGGTCTGTTCCGCCAAGGACCAATGA
- a CDS encoding DNA integrity scanning protein DisA nucleotide-binding domain protein — translation MSEASFESVCIFHILDGLREGLSNFSKQSRAALIYARKPDSPPRIWDPQDLLEGHEPKLRDYYLYSSKWRGRPPSHQELEIIRQEEAGLDLAGLINQGARSRPMHYQMWFTEEHPDMCSLGPTRNWLEYAAELISQNFETCNVMNLDTAGFMLQHCATHAIRDFIVDERSRLGWLDTQIRVYPFLDAIIGVSSTKEEGAWPRGRMVVVEPSQLDQVRLVCRFPLHEQPRLADTKHVRKLLQAVEDSGRVLVSDGSTVLGIAIGPMPGAYLAAQFSGTHGFLWIKDDLVCSFADGRFHSSNLRANLVQLEEQLLETDMDMEKQHSLMQIVSLMVNRVRDRKHGCTLVIDTGMDRLSMSGQHFEEPLDLQESSQLKLACSLAKLDGALHLCRDLKLHGFGCLMDGRSVPGENRARGARFNSALRFTAEHEDIVVVVVSADRPVSIIKNGVELTALCRFGQIRGLSRPPLLAEWVMS, via the coding sequence ATGTCAGAAGCTTCATTCGAGAGTGTCTGTATCTTCCATATTCTTGATGGCCTGCGAGAGGGCTTGTCGAATTTTTCCAAGCAGAGCCGTGCGGCGTTGATCTATGCGCGCAAGCCGGATTCGCCGCCGCGCATATGGGACCCGCAGGACCTGCTGGAGGGCCACGAGCCAAAGCTCAGGGATTACTACCTGTACTCGTCCAAATGGCGGGGCCGACCGCCGTCGCATCAGGAGCTGGAGATCATCCGGCAGGAGGAGGCGGGCCTGGACCTGGCGGGCCTGATCAACCAGGGCGCGCGTTCCCGGCCCATGCACTACCAGATGTGGTTTACCGAGGAGCACCCGGACATGTGCTCGCTCGGGCCGACCCGCAACTGGCTGGAATACGCCGCAGAGCTGATCTCCCAGAATTTCGAGACCTGCAACGTCATGAACCTGGATACCGCCGGGTTCATGCTTCAGCACTGCGCCACCCACGCCATCAGGGATTTCATCGTTGACGAGCGGTCCCGGCTGGGGTGGCTGGACACCCAAATCCGCGTCTACCCGTTTCTGGACGCCATCATCGGCGTGTCCTCCACCAAGGAGGAGGGGGCGTGGCCGCGCGGCCGCATGGTGGTGGTGGAGCCCAGCCAGCTCGACCAGGTGCGCCTCGTGTGCCGGTTCCCTCTCCACGAGCAGCCGAGGCTGGCGGACACCAAGCACGTGCGCAAGCTCCTGCAGGCCGTGGAGGATTCCGGGCGCGTGCTCGTGTCGGACGGGTCCACGGTGCTCGGCATCGCCATCGGTCCCATGCCGGGCGCGTACCTGGCCGCCCAGTTCTCGGGCACCCACGGGTTCCTGTGGATCAAGGACGACCTGGTGTGCAGCTTCGCGGACGGGCGGTTTCATTCTTCCAACCTGCGCGCCAACCTGGTCCAGCTCGAGGAACAGCTCCTGGAAACGGACATGGATATGGAGAAGCAGCACTCGCTGATGCAGATCGTGTCCCTGATGGTCAACAGGGTTCGTGACCGCAAGCACGGCTGCACCCTGGTCATCGACACCGGCATGGACCGCCTCTCCATGTCGGGTCAGCACTTCGAGGAGCCCCTCGACCTGCAGGAGTCCAGCCAGCTCAAGCTCGCCTGCTCCCTGGCCAAGCTCGACGGCGCGCTGCACCTATGCCGCGACCTCAAGCTGCACGGCTTCGGCTGCCTCATGGACGGCCGCAGCGTGCCGGGCGAAAACAGGGCGCGCGGAGCGCGTTTCAACTCCGCCCTCCGGTTCACCGCCGAACACGAGGACATCGTGGTGGTGGTCGTGTCCGCCGACCGTCCCGTGTCCATCATCAAGAACGGCGTGGAACTGACCGCCCTGTGCCGGTTCGGGCAGATTCGCGGACTGTCCAGGCCGCCGCTTCTGGCCGAGTGGGTCATGAGCTGA
- a CDS encoding DUF2784 domain-containing protein produces the protein MTESRLLLLADAVLAVHVLIAAFNAFSLPVIWLGAWRGWRFVRNPWFRFSHVGLMGFVLAETVAGRLCPLTVWEGVLRRAGGQGWARQGQSFIGYWAGKLLFHDFSQLQFGVAYGLFFGLILLTLFLVPVRRRGKILPDMTKEEKP, from the coding sequence ATGACCGAGTCACGACTCCTGCTGCTGGCGGACGCGGTCCTGGCGGTCCACGTCCTGATCGCGGCCTTCAACGCGTTCAGCCTGCCCGTGATCTGGCTGGGCGCATGGCGCGGCTGGCGGTTCGTGCGCAACCCGTGGTTCCGCTTCTCGCACGTGGGGCTGATGGGCTTTGTGCTGGCCGAGACCGTGGCCGGGCGGCTCTGCCCCCTGACCGTCTGGGAGGGGGTGCTGCGCAGGGCGGGCGGCCAGGGCTGGGCCAGGCAGGGCCAGTCCTTTATCGGGTACTGGGCGGGCAAACTCCTTTTTCACGACTTCAGCCAGCTCCAATTCGGCGTGGCCTACGGACTGTTCTTCGGCCTGATCCTCCTGACCCTGTTCCTGGTGCCGGTCCGCCGGAGGGGGAAAATCCTGCCGGATATGACGAAAGAAGAAAAACCATAA
- a CDS encoding cyclase family protein — protein sequence MQTIDLTHTIHTGMPVFPGDQSPNLRRTHFVNRDGFAQTAVAMSSHTGTHVDCAAHLFADAPGLDWLGPDNFTGWAAVVDLTSLPAPRIDQPDLARLADIDGLDFVLLRTGWDRHWKTDLYYQGEFPVLTETGARFLGGLGLKGIGLDTPSPDPVRSHELPAHHILFDHGLVIVENLTNLGELPLQDFVFSCLPLRLKDGDGCPVRAVGMTF from the coding sequence ATGCAGACCATCGACCTCACCCACACGATCCATACCGGCATGCCGGTCTTTCCCGGCGACCAGTCGCCCAACCTGCGGCGGACCCACTTCGTCAACCGTGACGGGTTCGCCCAGACGGCCGTGGCCATGAGCTCCCACACCGGCACCCACGTGGACTGCGCGGCCCATCTCTTTGCGGACGCCCCCGGCCTGGACTGGCTCGGCCCGGACAATTTCACGGGCTGGGCGGCCGTGGTGGACCTGACCTCCCTTCCTGCCCCGCGCATCGACCAGCCCGACCTCGCCCGTCTCGCGGACATCGACGGCCTCGACTTCGTCCTGCTGCGGACGGGCTGGGACCGCCACTGGAAGACCGACCTCTATTATCAGGGCGAATTCCCGGTCCTGACCGAAACCGGTGCCCGGTTCCTCGGCGGCCTGGGTCTGAAGGGCATCGGCCTGGACACCCCGTCCCCGGACCCGGTCCGGTCCCATGAACTGCCCGCGCACCATATCCTCTTCGACCATGGCCTGGTCATCGTGGAAAACCTGACCAACCTCGGCGAGTTGCCGCTCCAGGACTTCGTGTTCTCCTGCCTGCCCCTGCGGCTGAAGGACGGGGACGGGTGCCCGGTGCGCGCCGTGGGCATGACGTTTTAG
- a CDS encoding alpha/beta hydrolase, producing MWTAATIAGALALLYGSLVAWVYISQPKMLYCPRRELVSTPADAGLAYEDVYLTTASGTAIHAWWLPHEQPRFTLLFSHGNGGNISHRLESLRIFHDLGLSVLIYDYSGYGRSQGVPGEEATRADARAAWEWLVAERLMPPGSIILFGRSLGGGVAADLARHLCTHNATPAGLILESTFTSVPDMGVHHYPWLPVRRLARFHYDSENALRNVTLPALFLHSRDDDIVPFALGKQLHDAYGGPKSFLELLGDHNTGFLSTGQAYVDGLDRFLSLLEQPPGPEAGQ from the coding sequence ATGTGGACGGCAGCAACCATCGCGGGCGCACTCGCCCTGCTCTACGGCTCCCTGGTCGCCTGGGTGTACATCTCCCAGCCCAAAATGCTCTATTGCCCCCGGAGGGAGCTGGTCTCCACCCCTGCCGACGCCGGTCTGGCCTACGAGGACGTGTACCTGACCACCGCGTCCGGCACCGCCATCCACGCCTGGTGGCTGCCCCACGAGCAGCCCCGGTTCACCCTGCTTTTTTCCCACGGCAACGGCGGCAACATCTCCCACCGGCTGGAATCCCTGCGCATCTTCCATGATCTCGGGCTGTCGGTCCTGATCTACGACTACTCGGGATACGGGCGAAGCCAGGGAGTCCCCGGCGAAGAGGCGACCAGGGCGGACGCACGGGCGGCCTGGGAGTGGCTGGTCGCCGAACGGCTCATGCCCCCCGGCTCGATCATCCTGTTCGGGCGCAGCCTGGGAGGAGGCGTGGCCGCAGATCTGGCCCGGCACCTCTGCACGCACAACGCGACGCCCGCCGGGCTGATCCTCGAATCCACCTTCACCTCGGTGCCCGACATGGGCGTACACCACTACCCGTGGCTGCCCGTGCGCCGACTGGCCCGTTTTCATTACGACAGCGAAAACGCATTACGAAACGTCACACTCCCGGCCCTGTTCCTGCACAGCCGGGACGACGACATCGTTCCGTTCGCCCTGGGCAAGCAACTCCACGACGCCTATGGCGGCCCCAAATCCTTCCTGGAGCTTCTCGGCGACCACAACACCGGGTTCCTGTCCACAGGGCAGGCGTACGTGGACGGGCTGGACCGCTTCCTGTCCCTGCTGGAGCAGCCGCCGGGCCCGGAGGCCGGGCAATGA
- a CDS encoding HAD hydrolase family protein, which produces MAAYPPVTLLVRNVDKSARFYERALGFTPAWGGLLLGPFGQSLRLVEVADTVAGGCVIVTVEVPDVDKAVDAILSHGGGRAEKLMGDTPLYLGPDGEMLSLARRGLADVHKIRLVVYDFDGVMTDNRVSVDQDGRESVRANRSDGLGVGMIRDLGLEQVILSTEANPVVKARADKIHLEAIHGIRDKGSALIELAEKRSISVGGILFVGNDVNDADAMGLAGFKVAPADAHPSILALADYITQAPGGQGVVRELADVLAAGRK; this is translated from the coding sequence ATGGCCGCCTATCCGCCCGTGACCCTGCTGGTCAGGAATGTAGACAAGTCCGCCCGGTTTTATGAACGGGCCCTCGGATTCACCCCGGCCTGGGGCGGATTGCTCCTGGGGCCGTTCGGCCAGTCCTTGCGGCTGGTCGAAGTGGCCGACACCGTGGCCGGCGGGTGCGTCATCGTCACCGTTGAGGTGCCGGACGTGGACAAGGCCGTGGACGCCATTCTCAGCCATGGCGGCGGTCGGGCGGAAAAGCTCATGGGCGATACCCCCCTCTACCTCGGCCCGGACGGCGAGATGCTCTCCCTGGCCCGGCGCGGGCTGGCCGACGTCCACAAGATCAGGCTCGTGGTCTACGACTTCGACGGCGTCATGACCGACAACCGGGTGTCCGTGGACCAGGACGGGCGCGAGTCCGTGCGCGCCAATCGTTCCGACGGCCTGGGCGTGGGCATGATCCGAGACCTCGGCCTGGAGCAGGTCATCCTTTCCACCGAAGCCAATCCCGTGGTCAAGGCCCGGGCCGACAAGATCCACCTCGAAGCCATCCACGGCATCCGCGACAAGGGTTCGGCCCTCATCGAGCTGGCCGAGAAACGGTCCATCTCCGTGGGCGGCATCCTGTTCGTGGGCAACGACGTTAACGACGCCGACGCCATGGGCCTGGCCGGGTTCAAGGTCGCGCCCGCAGACGCCCACCCCTCCATCCTGGCCCTGGCCGACTACATCACCCAGGCTCCGGGCGGCCAGGGTGTGGTCCGCGAGCTGGCCGACGTCCTGGCCGCAGGCCGGAAATAA
- the mobA gene encoding molybdenum cofactor guanylyltransferase, whose product MDIAGIILAGGLGTRMGHVKKAFLEVGGRTVLDRLLAVYRPLFTEIVISAREAADFAAYGFPVAEDRFEARSSLTGIHAGLDAMKASYGFFAACDDPFLQPGLVERLLAEVEPEVDVIIPLKEDGYREPLCAVYSKRCLPFIEAQLRQEDFKIIRFFDHVAVKEVPIARLLPGDPDQVSFFNVNTPDDLRQAERLAAELGL is encoded by the coding sequence ATGGACATCGCAGGCATCATACTGGCCGGGGGACTCGGCACCCGCATGGGGCACGTGAAGAAGGCGTTCCTCGAGGTCGGGGGCAGGACCGTCCTGGACCGGCTGCTGGCCGTGTACCGCCCCCTGTTCACCGAGATCGTCATCTCGGCCCGCGAGGCGGCGGATTTCGCGGCCTACGGATTCCCGGTGGCCGAGGACCGGTTCGAGGCGCGCAGCTCCCTGACCGGCATCCACGCCGGACTGGACGCCATGAAGGCCTCCTATGGCTTTTTCGCGGCCTGCGACGATCCGTTCCTGCAGCCCGGGCTGGTGGAGCGGCTGCTGGCCGAGGTCGAGCCCGAGGTCGACGTGATCATCCCCCTCAAGGAGGACGGTTACCGCGAGCCGCTGTGCGCGGTCTATTCCAAGCGCTGCCTGCCCTTCATCGAGGCCCAGCTCAGGCAGGAGGATTTCAAGATCATCCGTTTCTTCGACCATGTCGCGGTAAAGGAGGTGCCCATCGCCCGCCTCCTGCCCGGCGATCCGGACCAGGTGTCCTTCTTCAACGTCAACACCCCGGACGACCTCCGACAGGCCGAGCGACTGGCTGCGGAACTGGGCCTGTAA
- a CDS encoding methyl-accepting chemotaxis protein, translating into MKLSVKILIFCLLIGILPLAGMAGYSLNTASESLKEQAFSQLVSLREAKLHDLHSLTRGWDKDITMFSEARYVYSALVRLRDIIFYEAKPGKRMDVTNEDFAHAVDRVSPEFLPWLKVRGYADVLLVDDTGRIVFTAARGRELGEDLAKGVLSASRLAGAWKRALKGETVIVDYHPYEPLDGLPCAFIAAPIRRYGKEIEGVAMLRIPTQSVNEVMSARAGMGESGEAYLVGQDGLMRSDLFSDPEAHSVEASFRSARIGRLDTAPLAKALSGQVGSMESLDYRGREVLAAYAPVMAGDTSWGLVAKIDASEALDPVRQLENAAYVVGASSVAAIILVTLVFLRCSLLKPLERLRGYAGRVAGGDFNAEPGRFQGELRQVTVAIEQMVRILADKMQEAEAASKLAEVRAAEAEEAVIRAEHEKKARSDAARSQREGMLQAAGMLESVVAGMKEASATVNTESDRILEGANSLSVRVESTAASMDELAESIREVAANAEVAFKDSQEARHRAEEGSEVVRRTVQSIGDVHAITAQLKDKVAALGSKADSIGKVMNVISDIADQTNLLALNAAIEAARAGEAGRGFAVVADEVRKLAEKTMDATREVGSSISGIQADVRDNISEMDKAAERVEIANDLAGESGQALNEIMEFFDATIRQVQAIASASTQQSAAGEEINKAVSEVDAVSGKTAGAVGQTSGAIAELTGQIETLSKLYGLFMLLGEGTVQKKVAALAKTPDLVSRNKLKRFAVLERVVLGNPSLEMAWITDTEGIQATAFAVAHNGAVGKAQGGVGTDWSHREWFREPIRTGETYISNIYYSEAIEDYCLTVSSPIRDASGEIVGILAVDVRHGGQAETLEAAA; encoded by the coding sequence ATGAAACTGAGCGTGAAGATACTCATATTTTGCCTGCTTATCGGCATCTTGCCGCTGGCGGGAATGGCCGGTTACAGTTTGAACACGGCGTCCGAGAGCCTCAAGGAGCAGGCATTCAGCCAGCTCGTTTCGCTCCGGGAGGCCAAGCTGCACGACCTCCACAGCCTGACCAGAGGGTGGGACAAGGACATCACCATGTTCTCCGAGGCGCGTTACGTATACAGCGCCCTCGTCCGGCTGCGGGACATCATTTTTTACGAGGCCAAGCCCGGCAAGCGCATGGACGTGACCAACGAGGATTTCGCCCATGCCGTGGACCGGGTGAGCCCGGAGTTCCTGCCGTGGCTCAAGGTCCGGGGCTATGCGGACGTCCTGCTGGTCGACGATACAGGGCGCATCGTCTTCACTGCGGCCCGGGGCCGGGAGCTGGGCGAGGACCTGGCCAAGGGGGTCCTGTCCGCCAGCCGGTTGGCCGGGGCCTGGAAACGGGCGCTCAAGGGCGAGACCGTGATCGTGGATTACCATCCCTACGAGCCCCTCGACGGGCTTCCGTGCGCCTTCATCGCCGCGCCCATCCGCCGTTACGGCAAGGAGATCGAGGGCGTGGCCATGCTGCGCATTCCCACCCAGTCCGTTAACGAGGTCATGAGCGCCCGGGCGGGAATGGGCGAGTCCGGCGAGGCCTACCTGGTGGGCCAGGACGGCTTGATGCGGTCCGACCTGTTTTCCGATCCCGAGGCCCACAGCGTGGAGGCCTCCTTCCGGTCGGCGCGCATCGGGCGGCTGGATACCGCGCCGCTGGCCAAGGCCCTTTCCGGCCAGGTCGGTTCCATGGAGTCACTGGACTATCGGGGCCGGGAAGTCCTGGCCGCCTATGCGCCCGTGATGGCGGGCGACACGTCCTGGGGGTTGGTGGCCAAGATCGACGCCTCCGAGGCCCTGGACCCGGTCAGGCAGCTGGAAAACGCCGCCTACGTGGTGGGGGCCTCGTCCGTGGCGGCCATCATCCTGGTGACGCTCGTCTTTCTGCGCTGCTCCCTGCTCAAGCCCCTTGAAAGGCTGCGCGGGTATGCGGGCCGGGTGGCGGGTGGCGATTTCAACGCCGAGCCGGGCCGGTTTCAGGGCGAGCTGAGGCAGGTGACCGTGGCCATCGAGCAGATGGTCCGCATCCTGGCGGACAAGATGCAGGAGGCCGAGGCCGCATCAAAGCTGGCCGAGGTCCGCGCCGCAGAGGCCGAAGAGGCCGTGATCCGCGCCGAGCACGAGAAAAAGGCGCGCAGCGACGCGGCCAGGTCCCAGCGCGAGGGCATGCTCCAGGCAGCCGGGATGCTGGAATCCGTGGTCGCGGGCATGAAGGAGGCCTCGGCCACGGTCAATACGGAATCCGACCGCATTCTGGAAGGGGCCAACAGCCTGAGTGTCCGGGTGGAGTCCACGGCCGCGTCCATGGACGAACTGGCCGAGTCCATCCGGGAGGTGGCGGCCAACGCCGAGGTGGCCTTCAAGGATTCCCAGGAGGCCCGTCACCGCGCCGAGGAGGGCTCCGAGGTGGTGCGCAGGACCGTGCAGTCCATCGGCGACGTGCATGCCATCACCGCGCAGCTCAAGGACAAGGTGGCCGCCCTCGGGTCCAAGGCGGACTCCATCGGCAAGGTCATGAACGTCATTTCCGACATCGCGGACCAGACCAACCTGCTGGCGCTCAACGCGGCCATCGAGGCGGCCAGGGCGGGCGAGGCCGGGCGCGGTTTCGCCGTGGTCGCCGACGAGGTGCGCAAGCTGGCCGAGAAGACCATGGACGCCACCCGCGAGGTGGGCTCGTCCATCTCCGGCATCCAGGCCGACGTGCGCGACAACATCTCCGAAATGGACAAGGCCGCCGAACGGGTGGAGATCGCCAATGACCTGGCCGGAGAATCGGGGCAGGCCCTGAACGAGATAATGGAGTTCTTCGACGCCACCATCCGCCAGGTCCAGGCCATCGCCTCGGCCAGTACGCAGCAGTCCGCCGCCGGCGAGGAGATCAACAAGGCCGTCAGCGAGGTGGACGCCGTATCCGGCAAGACCGCCGGGGCCGTCGGCCAGACCAGCGGGGCCATCGCCGAGTTGACCGGGCAGATCGAGACCCTGTCCAAGCTGTACGGGCTGTTCATGCTGCTCGGCGAGGGCACGGTCCAGAAAAAGGTGGCCGCCCTGGCCAAAACCCCGGACCTGGTTTCCCGGAACAAGCTCAAGCGGTTCGCCGTGCTGGAAAGGGTCGTGCTGGGCAACCCGAGCCTGGAAATGGCCTGGATCACGGATACCGAGGGTATCCAGGCCACGGCGTTCGCCGTGGCCCACAACGGGGCCGTCGGCAAGGCACAGGGCGGCGTGGGCACGGACTGGTCGCATCGGGAGTGGTTCCGGGAACCTATCCGGACCGGGGAAACCTACATCTCCAACATCTACTATTCGGAAGCCATCGAGGACTACTGCCTGACGGTCTCCTCGCCCATCAGGGACGCATCCGGCGAGATCGTGGGCATCCTGGCCGTGGACGTCCGTCATGGCGGGCAGGCTGAAACCCTGGAGGCCGCCGCATAG
- a CDS encoding competence protein ComEC: protein MRSDWISDPVLWVIALPALAASGLLAQMVLSLFRCCGAFTIQGRPVQLKWWMIPVTATACALFWALAVLYVVLGG, encoded by the coding sequence ATGCGTTCGGACTGGATTTCCGACCCCGTCCTGTGGGTCATTGCCCTGCCCGCCCTGGCCGCGTCCGGTCTGCTGGCGCAGATGGTTCTTTCCCTGTTCCGTTGCTGCGGCGCCTTCACCATCCAGGGCAGGCCCGTGCAGCTCAAATGGTGGATGATTCCCGTCACCGCCACCGCCTGCGCCCTTTTCTGGGCCCTGGCCGTTCTCTATGTCGTCCTGGGTGGTTGA
- a CDS encoding tRNA dihydrouridine synthase yields MSFDSLNTLSGLLNRPLSIGNRSVANRLWLAPMAGLSHAAFRQVLDEYGGCGLMFTEMCMSRAVPTENPRVSTVFRWREEELPRLVCQIAGATPEDLVPAARRVEKEGFFGVDINMGCSAPGIIKRESGAALLKESGGALAVAEAVRKAVSIPVFVKFRTGWTPDIGPAVALAKNFESTGVDCLVFHPRVAPDKRTRPSVREHITAIAEAVSIPVFGNGDVVTPKDCLDMLQTTGCDGVSVGRMGVARPWLFAEWTAGYVPTDTCFCDYALRLADVLDEQFDPIHALKRYKLFTIYFAANFTFGHSLQSKFLGAKSMDDVRAVAEAHLKPGMRLVKRPNMNLYSI; encoded by the coding sequence ATGTCCTTCGATTCCCTGAACACCCTTTCCGGGCTGCTCAACCGGCCGTTGTCCATCGGCAACAGGTCCGTTGCCAACCGGCTGTGGCTCGCGCCCATGGCCGGGCTGAGCCATGCGGCCTTTCGCCAGGTCCTGGACGAATACGGCGGGTGCGGTCTGATGTTCACCGAGATGTGCATGTCCAGGGCGGTGCCCACGGAGAACCCGCGCGTGTCCACGGTTTTTCGCTGGCGGGAGGAGGAGCTTCCGCGCCTGGTCTGCCAGATCGCGGGCGCGACCCCGGAGGACCTGGTTCCGGCGGCCCGGCGCGTGGAGAAGGAAGGCTTCTTCGGCGTGGACATCAACATGGGGTGCTCGGCGCCGGGCATCATCAAGCGCGAGTCGGGCGCGGCCCTGCTCAAGGAGTCCGGCGGTGCCCTGGCCGTGGCCGAGGCGGTGCGCAAGGCCGTGTCCATCCCGGTCTTCGTCAAGTTCCGCACCGGCTGGACCCCGGATATCGGGCCCGCCGTGGCCCTGGCCAAAAATTTCGAGTCCACTGGCGTGGACTGCCTGGTCTTTCACCCCAGGGTGGCCCCGGACAAACGCACCCGGCCTTCGGTGCGCGAACACATCACCGCCATTGCCGAAGCCGTGTCCATCCCGGTTTTCGGCAACGGGGATGTGGTTACGCCCAAGGATTGCCTGGACATGCTGCAGACCACCGGTTGCGACGGTGTTTCCGTTGGCCGCATGGGTGTGGCCCGCCCCTGGCTGTTCGCCGAGTGGACCGCCGGATACGTTCCCACGGACACCTGTTTTTGCGACTACGCCCTGCGGCTGGCCGATGTCCTGGACGAGCAGTTCGACCCCATTCACGCCCTCAAGCGGTACAAGCTCTTCACCATCTATTTCGCGGCCAATTTCACCTTCGGCCACAGCCTGCAATCGAAGTTCCTTGGGGCCAAGTCCATGGACGACGTCCGCGCCGTGGCCGAGGCCCACCTCAAGCCCGGCATGCGGCTGGTCAAACGCCCGAACATGAATCTCTACAGCATCTGA